Proteins from one Patescibacteria group bacterium genomic window:
- the guaB gene encoding IMP dehydrogenase → MSRDVRRVTKEYIKGKVIDPVRTSLTFDDLTLYPDFSRVGPKEINTETLLTKGGENKKEIKLKIPLVSAAMDTVTEKELAIALALAGGIGIIHKNLRLEEQASQVKSVKRWMNSVISDPIYTNKEVSVGEVKEVMKSKKISGLPVLDKNDNLCGIITNRDVSSCKNDNLKVKEVMTSQVICAGEEMKEEEAQKIMLENRVEKLPIKTKDGKLAGMFTAVDIKKRQQHPEAVLDENKRLLVGAAVGDIWHKHKARVEALVEAGVDVIVIDTAHGHTVNMKNMLTKMAEFYPKIPVIAGNISTPEAVKDLVKWGADAIKVGQGPSAICTTRVVAGIGIPQMTAIMEAVAVAGEVPVIADGGIKYSGDIVKAIAGGASSVMIGSLFSGTDEAPGEIIYHQGKSYKIYRGMGSSGAMKEGSAERYRQEGQPEHKFVAEGIEGNISYAGTMASVVYQLIGGLRSGMGYCGCEIIKELKEKARFRIVTGSGLRESHPHDINIIREEENYRGGVR, encoded by the coding sequence ATGAGTAGAGATGTGAGAAGAGTGACAAAAGAATATATTAAAGGTAAAGTTATTGATCCAGTAAGGACGTCTTTAACCTTTGATGATCTTACTCTTTATCCGGATTTTTCTAGGGTAGGACCGAAGGAAATTAATACTGAAACATTATTAACTAAAGGTGGTGAGAATAAAAAAGAAATTAAGCTTAAGATTCCGTTGGTTTCAGCAGCCATGGATACAGTAACAGAAAAAGAATTAGCTATTGCTTTGGCTCTAGCTGGTGGTATCGGCATAATTCATAAAAATCTTAGACTGGAGGAACAGGCCAGCCAGGTTAAATCAGTAAAGCGCTGGATGAATTCGGTAATTTCTGACCCCATTTATACTAATAAAGAAGTTTCTGTGGGAGAAGTTAAAGAGGTTATGAAAAGTAAGAAAATTTCCGGACTGCCGGTTCTTGATAAAAATGATAATCTCTGCGGCATTATTACCAACCGGGATGTTTCCAGCTGTAAAAATGATAATCTTAAGGTTAAAGAGGTTATGACCAGTCAAGTTATTTGTGCTGGTGAAGAAATGAAAGAAGAAGAAGCCCAGAAGATTATGCTGGAAAACCGAGTGGAAAAACTGCCTATTAAGACTAAAGATGGAAAACTAGCTGGCATGTTTACCGCGGTAGACATTAAAAAAAGGCAGCAGCATCCAGAGGCCGTTTTAGATGAAAACAAACGGCTTTTAGTCGGAGCGGCAGTAGGCGATATTTGGCATAAACACAAAGCAAGAGTTGAGGCTTTGGTTGAAGCTGGTGTTGATGTTATTGTCATAGACACAGCTCATGGCCATACAGTTAACATGAAAAATATGTTAACAAAGATGGCTGAATTTTACCCAAAAATACCAGTGATTGCCGGTAATATTAGCACTCCCGAAGCAGTTAAGGATTTAGTTAAATGGGGAGCTGACGCTATAAAAGTAGGTCAGGGTCCCAGTGCTATTTGTACCACAAGAGTGGTAGCTGGTATTGGCATACCGCAGATGACGGCTATTATGGAAGCAGTAGCAGTAGCTGGAGAAGTTCCAGTTATTGCTGATGGCGGTATTAAGTATTCAGGTGATATTGTCAAAGCTATTGCTGGCGGTGCTAGTAGTGTTATGATTGGCAGCTTATTTTCTGGCACTGATGAAGCTCCTGGTGAGATAATTTATCATCAGGGTAAGAGTTATAAGATCTATCGTGGCATGGGTTCCTCTGGAGCTATGAAAGAAGGTTCAGCTGAAAGATATCGTCAGGAAGGACAACCGGAACATAAATTTGTAGCCGAGGGGATTGAGGGTAATATTTCTTATGCAGGAACTATGGCTAGTGTAGTTTATCAGCTAATTGGCGGTCTTAGATCCGGTATGGGTTATTGCGGATGCGAAATAATTAAAGAGCTAAAAGAAAAGGCTCGTTTCAGAATAGTTACTGGTTCAGGCCTGCGTGAAAGTCATCCGCATGATATTAATATTATCCGAGAAGAAGAAAATTACCGGGGAGGTGTAAGATGA
- a CDS encoding V-type ATP synthase subunit D — protein MRLNVNPTRMELIKLKKKVVTARRGHKLLKEKRDGLMKQFLTTIKKARKLRENIEKKLGSAFKAFIFASADMRPEVMAEALAYPAKETSLKVKTENVMSVNVPRFDYKAEGDFLSYSLATTSAELDASLETFSEVLEDMVKLAEIEHSAKLMAAEIEKTRRRVNALEYVFIPNMDETIKYITAKLNEQERSTITALMKVKDIITEQENN, from the coding sequence ATGCGTCTCAACGTCAACCCAACCAGAATGGAGCTGATCAAGCTCAAAAAGAAAGTGGTTACCGCTCGTCGTGGACACAAATTGCTTAAAGAAAAACGTGATGGTCTGATGAAACAATTTCTGACCACTATTAAAAAAGCGAGGAAGCTCCGTGAAAATATTGAAAAAAAGCTGGGATCAGCTTTTAAGGCTTTTATTTTTGCCTCCGCTGATATGCGGCCTGAGGTCATGGCTGAAGCTTTGGCTTATCCGGCTAAAGAAACCTCACTCAAGGTAAAAACCGAAAACGTGATGAGCGTTAATGTACCTCGTTTTGATTATAAAGCGGAAGGTGATTTTCTAAGCTACTCACTAGCCACTACTTCAGCTGAATTAGACGCTTCTTTAGAAACTTTTTCCGAGGTCTTGGAAGATATGGTTAAATTAGCTGAAATTGAACACTCAGCTAAACTGATGGCCGCTGAAATTGAAAAAACCAGAAGACGGGTCAACGCTTTAGAATATGTCTTTATTCCTAATATGGACGAAACTATAAAATATATTACCGCTAAGCTTAACGAACAGGAACGCTCAACTATTACTGCTTTGATGAAAGTTAAAGATATTATTACTGAACAAGAAAATAATTAA
- a CDS encoding V-type ATP synthase subunit A has protein sequence MAEKQSPRSGTPTAAGKIIKVSGPLVVASNMQGAQMYEVVKVSKEKLIGEIIELNGDKAYIQVYEETSGLGPGAPVYRTEKPMSVDLGPGLVTSIYDGIQRPLSSISDKAGDYITRGISVPALDMDKKWEFKAIVKTGDKVVAGDILGRVKETSLIEHKILVPPTLKEGEVKKISNGSFTNKDIVAEIQDNKGKTHKLTMKQTWPIREPRPVKEKLVPTEPLITGQRVIDAFFPVTKGGTACVPGPFGSGKTVVQHQLAKWADADIIIFIGCGERGNEMTDVLQEFPELKDPKSGQPLMERTVLIANTSNMPVAAREASVYTGITIAEYFRDMGYKVALMADSTSRWAEALREMSGRLEEMPGEEGYPAYLGSRTASFYERAGQVKCLGTNNNEGSLTVVGAVSPPGGDLSEPVTQNTLRVVKVFWGLDDKLAFKRHFPAINWLNSYSLYLEDIEDYARKRAGQDWPEIRTQAMGLLQEESSLEEIVRLVGVDALSAREQLILDTSKSIREDFLHQNAFDEVDTYTSLKKQYWMLKIILTFHEKALEALNREVQLDKIISLPIKERISKASQVPEDELEKLEKLNEEIKKELNSLS, from the coding sequence ATGGCAGAAAAACAATCACCGCGGAGTGGGACGCCGACCGCGGCAGGAAAAATTATAAAAGTCTCTGGCCCTTTAGTGGTGGCTTCAAACATGCAAGGCGCCCAAATGTATGAGGTGGTCAAAGTCTCAAAAGAAAAATTAATCGGAGAAATTATTGAACTAAACGGTGATAAAGCCTATATCCAGGTCTATGAAGAAACTTCCGGCCTAGGGCCAGGCGCACCGGTCTATCGCACTGAAAAACCCATGTCAGTTGATCTAGGACCAGGTCTGGTTACTTCTATTTACGACGGTATCCAGCGGCCCCTTTCTTCAATTTCTGATAAAGCCGGTGATTATATCACCCGAGGAATCTCGGTGCCGGCTTTAGATATGGATAAAAAATGGGAATTTAAAGCGATCGTAAAAACTGGTGATAAAGTGGTAGCCGGTGATATTCTTGGCCGAGTTAAAGAAACTTCCTTGATTGAACATAAAATTTTAGTGCCGCCTACTTTAAAAGAGGGCGAGGTCAAAAAAATATCAAATGGATCTTTTACTAATAAAGATATCGTGGCTGAAATACAGGATAATAAAGGTAAAACCCATAAATTAACCATGAAGCAAACCTGGCCGATTCGTGAGCCTAGACCAGTTAAGGAAAAACTGGTGCCAACCGAGCCTTTAATTACCGGCCAGAGAGTAATTGACGCCTTCTTTCCGGTCACTAAAGGCGGCACTGCCTGTGTACCCGGACCTTTTGGCTCTGGTAAAACAGTGGTTCAGCACCAATTAGCCAAGTGGGCTGACGCTGATATTATTATCTTTATTGGCTGCGGCGAACGCGGTAATGAAATGACTGATGTTCTCCAGGAATTTCCTGAACTTAAAGATCCTAAATCAGGCCAACCACTTATGGAAAGAACTGTTTTAATAGCTAATACTTCTAATATGCCAGTAGCTGCTCGCGAGGCCAGTGTTTACACTGGCATTACTATTGCTGAATATTTCCGTGATATGGGTTACAAAGTAGCTCTTATGGCTGATTCTACCTCTCGCTGGGCAGAAGCTTTGAGAGAAATGTCGGGTCGCCTAGAAGAAATGCCGGGCGAGGAAGGCTATCCCGCTTATCTTGGTTCTAGAACCGCCTCTTTTTATGAAAGAGCTGGTCAGGTTAAATGTCTTGGTACCAATAATAACGAAGGTTCTTTAACTGTAGTCGGAGCTGTTTCTCCTCCGGGCGGCGACCTCTCTGAACCAGTTACTCAAAACACTTTGCGTGTAGTTAAAGTTTTTTGGGGATTGGATGATAAATTAGCCTTTAAACGCCATTTTCCGGCTATCAACTGGCTTAATTCCTATTCATTATATTTAGAAGATATTGAAGATTACGCCCGCAAAAGGGCTGGTCAGGATTGGCCCGAGATAAGAACTCAAGCTATGGGACTACTTCAGGAAGAATCATCTTTGGAAGAAATTGTTCGCTTGGTTGGTGTTGACGCTTTGTCAGCCCGTGAACAGCTTATTTTAGACACTTCAAAGTCTATTCGTGAGGATTTTCTACACCAAAATGCCTTTGATGAAGTTGATACCTATACTTCTTTAAAAAAGCAATACTGGATGCTTAAAATAATACTGACTTTCCATGAAAAAGCTTTAGAAGCTTTGAACCGTGAAGTCCAACTCGATAAAATTATTTCCCTGCCAATTAAAGAAAGAATTTCCAAAGCTTCTCAAGTTCCAGAAGATGAGCTGGAAAAACTAGAAAAACTCAACGAGGAAATTAAAAAAGAATTAAACTCGTTATCTTAA
- a CDS encoding protein kinase, with product MRVEVSEHIPDEIKKALNIETEELKEIFAREAIKFLKEKYEKEEKLGRGNIGEVWYASAKRFGCNVCVKNNYRPEVSMNSLEKEYYIQTDFYEAGGRTPLPFMYIEGDGDDNLEKLMVMETVDGSNFEEYIDRLKDKDEKIKKEDFDNIIEDLKKQIKIAHQAGVYHRDLDFKNVMIDSENKVYLIDFGESKKTRLSGDEDEIYTQEVIRNGQRITEKLPKDDDFIRKLKIKFNQEGLIERNLT from the coding sequence ATGAGAGTAGAAGTCTCCGAACATATACCTGATGAAATAAAAAAAGCATTGAATATTGAAACTGAAGAGCTAAAAGAAATATTTGCTCGTGAGGCTATTAAGTTTTTGAAAGAAAAATATGAAAAAGAAGAAAAACTAGGCAGGGGTAATATTGGGGAAGTTTGGTATGCATCAGCGAAGAGATTTGGGTGTAATGTTTGTGTAAAAAATAATTATCGTCCTGAAGTCTCAATGAATTCTTTGGAGAAGGAATACTATATACAAACAGATTTTTATGAAGCTGGCGGTCGCACTCCTTTGCCATTTATGTATATTGAAGGGGATGGTGATGATAATCTAGAAAAATTAATGGTTATGGAAACTGTTGACGGGTCTAATTTTGAAGAATATATAGATAGATTAAAGGATAAAGATGAAAAAATAAAAAAAGAAGATTTTGATAATATTATTGAAGACCTGAAAAAACAAATTAAAATTGCTCATCAAGCCGGAGTTTATCACAGGGACTTGGATTTTAAAAATGTAATGATTGATTCAGAGAATAAAGTTTATTTAATTGATTTTGGAGAATCAAAAAAAACCCGTTTATCTGGTGATGAGGATGAAATTTATACTCAAGAAGTTATAAGAAATGGCCAAAGAATAACTGAAAAATTACCCAAAGATGACGATTTTATTAGAAAATTAAAGATAAAATTTAATCAAGAGGGCTTAATTGAAAGAAACTTGACATAA
- a CDS encoding HD domain-containing protein — protein sequence MLLSPKIKKAKNLAHKLHQGQMRKRGDQPYIVHPIGVFSILKKYTTNEDCLCAGWLHDTLEDVKDYNYKKLKKDFNQKIADIVQQVSEDKDADESLAQKRKTWKKRKLKYIENLKKASQAALMLACADKIDNLKSLVKHYQEKGDQIWSVFNAPEPKKEEKIWYYKEVLKVLKSRLDNDIVLEYEKLLEKGKRIFSKT from the coding sequence ATGTTATTATCTCCAAAAATTAAAAAAGCTAAAAATTTGGCCCATAAGCTACATCAGGGCCAGATGAGAAAAAGAGGCGATCAGCCTTATATTGTCCACCCAATTGGTGTTTTTTCTATATTAAAAAAGTATACCACTAATGAAGACTGTTTATGCGCTGGTTGGCTACACGATACTTTAGAAGATGTAAAAGATTATAATTATAAAAAATTAAAAAAAGATTTTAACCAGAAAATAGCTGATATTGTCCAACAAGTAAGCGAAGATAAGGATGCGGACGAAAGTTTAGCCCAAAAAAGAAAGACCTGGAAAAAGAGAAAATTAAAGTATATTGAAAATTTGAAAAAAGCCAGCCAAGCGGCTTTAATGTTGGCTTGCGCTGATAAGATTGATAACCTAAAATCATTGGTAAAACATTATCAGGAAAAAGGAGATCAAATATGGTCGGTTTTTAACGCTCCGGAACCAAAAAAAGAGGAAAAAATTTGGTATTATAAAGAGGTTTTAAAGGTTTTAAAATCAAGACTGGATAATGATATTGTTCTAGAATATGAAAAGCTGCTTGAAAAGGGGAAAAGAATATTTAGTAAAACTTAA
- a CDS encoding GIDE domain-containing protein → MIWIGIIILLFGGLFIYISQRKKQSQSKLAKTEVRPVKEIKPGETVELEGKIEASHPLQTPFSKQDCVYYEYELEKEVEKEDKEGRVVHDWERVKSGHERINFNLRDGTGSIKIISEKAKIEARDLGEKFIGRGEPLGDSTLGKIFDFIANDKYRTEEKALLNGTRTYIYGQAMKDKDEVVIKKGNNDFIISYRSEEEVEKSMAKKAMIFKVLGFIGIIGGVVLAVYSFFI, encoded by the coding sequence ATGATTTGGATCGGTATTATTATTTTGCTCTTTGGCGGGTTATTTATTTATATTAGCCAGAGAAAAAAACAAAGCCAGAGTAAACTGGCTAAAACTGAAGTCCGGCCAGTTAAGGAAATAAAGCCAGGGGAAACAGTTGAGCTAGAAGGAAAAATTGAAGCTAGTCATCCTCTGCAAACACCTTTTTCCAAGCAAGATTGTGTTTATTATGAATATGAATTGGAAAAAGAAGTGGAGAAAGAGGATAAGGAGGGAAGAGTAGTGCATGATTGGGAAAGAGTCAAATCAGGCCATGAAAGAATTAATTTTAATTTACGGGATGGTACTGGCAGTATAAAAATTATTTCGGAAAAAGCTAAAATTGAAGCCCGTGATTTAGGCGAAAAATTTATTGGTCGGGGTGAGCCTTTGGGTGATTCAACTCTAGGCAAAATATTTGATTTTATCGCTAATGACAAATACCGAACCGAAGAAAAAGCACTTTTGAACGGAACACGAACTTATATTTACGGACAGGCTATGAAAGATAAAGATGAAGTAGTTATTAAAAAAGGCAATAATGATTTTATTATTAGCTATCGTTCAGAGGAAGAAGTGGAAAAATCAATGGCTAAAAAAGCTATGATATTTAAAGTTTTGGGCTTTATTGGTATAATTGGCGGGGTGGTATTAGCCGTTTATTCGTTTTTTATATAG
- a CDS encoding adenylosuccinate synthetase, with translation MKQRSAEEYLNWLWFKHDSRPFTVLAGDQFGDNGKGAVESAIIDFFEAVVRVSGGANTGRTRYVRGKDNKLHKLVFHQVPTGWADGKIAIIGDRVLTDLERLISEISGILSVCQTPKQPLYISRKAPVHLAIHRLCEMWIEHIKGKHGVKPTGRGIGPMSAFSCLKLNLLIGHLFESDLVSRYVKEAYRFMEPIIKAMDNQGLIRKEDYKAQEEIERLIDQGKRIKEYVVDTAPIIHDLAEKKKPTLFGLTQGFGIHFSGTYPWSSSTETISAAAAYCPGVPMKYFGPSIMVTKLLPTRVGAGPFPTGLWDRQEAENFSLEHPELFSGLDECDQNEREIFLSRLKEKINSDQASDQEIAQYFMALGNELGATTHRGREVGYPDLHLTRCAAKTNGADSIVLTRLDLLSGLKIKLPLCLGYKIRDRQVPDLVFPTPAELLYRAETINTSFEMDFSGVSLAGLEKEEELPPDLCQLINFMEKFIGSPLSLSFSPGPKGKIFRY, from the coding sequence ATGAAGCAGCGTAGTGCTGAAGAATATCTTAATTGGCTCTGGTTTAAGCATGACAGCCGTCCTTTTACAGTTTTGGCTGGTGATCAATTTGGAGATAATGGTAAAGGAGCGGTTGAATCAGCTATCATTGATTTTTTCGAAGCTGTGGTCAGAGTTTCCGGCGGAGCTAATACCGGTCGAACAAGGTATGTCAGAGGAAAAGATAATAAACTTCATAAACTGGTTTTTCATCAAGTTCCCACTGGCTGGGCTGACGGAAAAATTGCCATAATTGGAGATCGTGTTCTGACAGATTTAGAAAGACTGATTAGTGAAATAAGCGGAATTTTGAGTGTTTGTCAAACACCAAAGCAGCCGCTTTACATTAGCCGTAAAGCCCCGGTTCATCTGGCTATTCACCGTCTCTGTGAAATGTGGATTGAGCATATTAAGGGCAAACACGGAGTTAAACCAACCGGACGAGGAATCGGTCCCATGTCGGCGTTTAGCTGTCTAAAGCTTAATTTGTTGATAGGACATCTTTTTGAGTCGGATCTTGTTTCCCGCTATGTTAAAGAGGCTTATAGGTTTATGGAGCCAATAATAAAAGCTATGGATAATCAGGGATTGATCAGAAAGGAAGATTATAAGGCTCAAGAAGAGATTGAACGGCTAATAGATCAGGGAAAAAGAATTAAAGAGTATGTAGTTGATACGGCTCCGATTATTCATGACCTGGCTGAAAAGAAAAAGCCAACCCTTTTTGGTCTGACTCAGGGCTTTGGCATTCATTTTTCTGGCACTTACCCTTGGTCTTCTTCCACGGAAACTATTTCTGCGGCCGCTGCTTACTGCCCCGGAGTACCGATGAAGTATTTTGGCCCTTCAATAATGGTTACTAAACTTTTACCAACCAGAGTTGGGGCTGGACCTTTTCCTACGGGCTTATGGGATCGCCAGGAAGCTGAGAATTTTTCCCTTGAGCATCCAGAGCTTTTTTCTGGACTGGACGAGTGTGACCAGAATGAAAGAGAAATTTTTCTTTCGCGGTTGAAAGAAAAGATAAATTCTGATCAGGCCAGTGACCAAGAAATAGCGCAATACTTTATGGCTTTAGGTAATGAATTGGGAGCGACAACACATCGGGGAAGAGAAGTTGGCTATCCGGATCTTCATCTGACTAGATGTGCTGCTAAGACTAACGGAGCTGACAGTATTGTTCTTACTCGGCTTGATTTGCTTTCCGGGTTGAAAATAAAACTACCGCTTTGTCTCGGCTACAAAATCCGTGATCGTCAGGTGCCTGATCTAGTTTTTCCAACCCCGGCTGAATTGCTCTATAGGGCGGAAACTATTAATACTTCTTTTGAAATGGATTTTAGTGGTGTTTCACTGGCTGGGCTTGAAAAAGAAGAAGAGCTGCCGCCTGATCTCTGTCAATTGATAAATTTCATGGAGAAATTTATCGGCAGTCCTTTAAGTCTTTCTTTTTCGCCTGGACCTAAAGGCAAGATTTTTCGGTATTAA
- a CDS encoding V-type ATP synthase subunit B, whose product MLKEYKTIKEIAGPLMVVEGIKEVKYEEMVEVELPSGEKRRGRVLEISEDKAVVQMFEETRGLEIEKTKAKFLGKTMEIGVSPDMLGRVFTGAGQPRDKGPKIIPEKKLDINGSPINPYARDYPNDFIQTGISTIDGLNTLVRGQKLPIFSASGLPHSELAAQIARQAKVIGATDHPEQKEKDQSEKSEFAVVFCAMGITFEESEYFIKEFKQTGAIERATLFVNLADDPVVERITLPRIALTTAEYLAFEKGLHVLVIMTDMTNYCEALREISAARKEIPGRRGYPGYLYTDLSTIYERAGRIQGKKGSITQIPILTMPEDDKTHPIPDLTGYITEGQILLSRELHKKGIYPPVDVLPSLSRLKDKGIGEGKTREDHSGVLNQLFAAYARGKEAKELAVILGEAALSEADKKFSKFANSFEDKFVRQAPDEDRTIEQTLDLGWKLMSILPKNELKRVKEEHIEKYLPKK is encoded by the coding sequence ATGCTAAAAGAATACAAAACCATCAAAGAAATTGCCGGACCATTAATGGTGGTCGAAGGCATTAAAGAGGTCAAATATGAAGAAATGGTTGAAGTTGAGCTGCCTTCTGGTGAAAAAAGAAGGGGGCGTGTTTTGGAAATTTCCGAGGATAAAGCTGTGGTACAGATGTTTGAAGAGACCCGAGGCCTGGAAATTGAAAAAACCAAAGCTAAATTCTTGGGCAAGACTATGGAGATCGGCGTTTCCCCTGATATGTTGGGTCGTGTTTTTACCGGGGCTGGCCAGCCCCGTGATAAAGGGCCTAAAATAATCCCGGAAAAAAAGCTTGATATAAACGGCTCGCCTATTAATCCTTACGCCCGTGATTATCCCAATGACTTTATCCAAACCGGTATTTCTACTATTGACGGACTTAATACACTGGTGCGTGGCCAAAAACTACCGATTTTTTCTGCTTCTGGTCTGCCCCACTCTGAACTAGCTGCTCAAATTGCCAGACAAGCTAAAGTAATTGGCGCAACAGACCATCCTGAGCAAAAAGAAAAGGATCAAAGTGAAAAATCAGAATTTGCTGTAGTTTTCTGTGCTATGGGTATTACCTTTGAAGAATCTGAATACTTTATAAAAGAGTTTAAACAAACCGGCGCCATTGAAAGAGCTACTCTTTTTGTTAACTTGGCTGATGATCCAGTAGTCGAAAGAATTACCCTACCTCGGATTGCCTTAACTACAGCTGAATATCTGGCTTTTGAAAAAGGCTTGCATGTTCTAGTTATTATGACTGATATGACTAATTATTGTGAAGCCCTGCGAGAAATATCGGCCGCCAGAAAAGAAATTCCAGGCCGCCGAGGCTATCCCGGTTATCTTTATACTGATCTCTCTACTATCTACGAAAGAGCTGGTCGTATTCAAGGTAAAAAAGGCTCTATTACCCAGATTCCTATCTTAACTATGCCTGAAGACGATAAAACCCACCCGATTCCTGACCTGACTGGTTATATTACTGAAGGCCAGATTCTGCTCTCAAGAGAACTTCATAAAAAAGGCATTTATCCGCCGGTTGATGTTCTGCCTTCTCTTTCTCGTTTAAAAGACAAAGGTATTGGCGAAGGTAAAACCAGAGAAGATCATTCCGGAGTTTTGAATCAGTTATTTGCCGCTTACGCCCGCGGTAAAGAAGCTAAAGAACTAGCAGTAATTTTAGGCGAAGCGGCTTTATCAGAAGCTGATAAAAAATTCTCAAAATTTGCCAATAGCTTTGAAGATAAATTTGTCCGTCAAGCCCCGGACGAAGACCGTACTATTGAACAAACTCTTGATCTAGGCTGGAAACTGATGAGTATTCTACCCAAAAACGAACTTAAACGGGTTAAAGAAGAGCATATTGAAAAATATCTGCCTAAAAAATAG
- a CDS encoding V-type ATP synthase subunit F: protein MVEEQSKKYKLAIIGSPDSILGFSALGVKTFGVTSPKEVKEAIEKILNDNYAICFITEDWFEKVPDEIEKLQQRTMPAVLSIPSQHGSTGAGLKNLRKIVEQAVGSDILFNK, encoded by the coding sequence ATGGTAGAAGAACAAAGCAAGAAATATAAATTAGCCATTATTGGTTCACCTGATTCAATTTTAGGATTTTCGGCCTTGGGTGTTAAAACTTTTGGTGTAACCTCGCCTAAAGAGGTTAAAGAAGCTATTGAAAAAATATTGAATGACAATTACGCCATTTGTTTTATTACCGAAGACTGGTTTGAAAAGGTACCAGATGAGATTGAAAAACTCCAGCAAAGAACCATGCCGGCTGTTCTCTCTATCCCCTCTCAGCATGGTTCTACTGGGGCTGGACTGAAAAACTTAAGAAAAATTGTCGAGCAGGCTGTTGGCAGTGATATTCTTTTTAATAAATAG
- a CDS encoding V-type ATP synthase subunit E, translating to MALENILEKIKKEAREEIKKIEQESEQKIEEIKADFKEKEEKEKERIISESKKQAEKKIQQAKFILANQKKSKLLREKQMLLDEVFTLAAKKMDELDQEKQISLLQKLIKNLPSQNKAEIQATENSKDLVKKALEKSDKSITLSSEKVKGQGGFIFSSEKLEIDNRYSTLVQGLRDEVETQVAKILFS from the coding sequence AAGAAATTAAAAAGATTGAACAGGAATCTGAGCAAAAAATCGAAGAGATAAAAGCAGACTTCAAAGAAAAAGAAGAAAAAGAAAAAGAAAGAATTATCTCTGAAAGTAAAAAACAGGCCGAAAAGAAAATCCAACAAGCAAAATTCATTCTGGCTAACCAGAAAAAATCCAAGCTCTTACGAGAAAAACAAATGCTTTTGGATGAAGTTTTTACTTTGGCCGCTAAAAAAATGGACGAACTTGATCAGGAAAAACAAATTTCTCTTCTACAAAAGCTAATAAAAAATCTTCCCTCACAAAACAAGGCTGAAATTCAAGCTACAGAAAATTCTAAAGATTTGGTAAAAAAAGCCTTAGAAAAATCAGATAAATCTATCACACTTTCTTCAGAAAAAGTCAAAGGACAGGGAGGTTTTATATTTTCATCTGAAAAATTAGAGATTGACAACCGCTACTCTACTCTAGTTCAAGGCCTCAGAGATGAAGTAGAAACCCAAGTAGCTAAAATTCTCTTTTCCTAA
- a CDS encoding V-type ATPase subunit, which translates to MSDYPYIMGLFRSLEGKLLNAGDIERMIDAPDIEAAFRVFNDTEYADNLLEVEPKNFKKALNDDLKQTRDLYEKFVDDQKIRQFLFLRYDFHNLKLIFKEKYSKKDLKEEESQVGTITYSSLRNYIMEDARVDLSPKLKKIIDQAAQEFENNHQPHYIDIYLDKKMYKLLAEITDKIKNKFISDFLKMKIDMINIKVFLRSKNLKKEIKWLSNQIIPGGRIAKKEFENVYDKNIKEALDTFLIYFNNKFISIISDFEEDHNLWKLEQEFENYEMDYLKKTKRMSFGPEMTIAYYFAKKNALRNVRLIMTGKLNKVKNSEIRERTRNLW; encoded by the coding sequence ATGTCTGACTATCCATACATTATGGGATTATTTCGCTCACTTGAAGGTAAGCTTCTAAATGCCGGCGATATTGAACGTATGATTGACGCTCCGGACATAGAAGCCGCTTTCCGCGTTTTTAACGATACTGAATACGCGGACAATCTTTTGGAAGTGGAGCCGAAAAATTTTAAGAAAGCCCTAAATGATGATCTCAAACAAACCCGGGATTTGTACGAAAAATTTGTTGATGACCAAAAAATTCGGCAGTTTCTTTTTCTGCGCTATGATTTTCACAATCTCAAGTTAATCTTTAAAGAAAAGTATTCTAAAAAGGATTTAAAAGAAGAGGAAAGTCAAGTCGGCACTATCACCTACTCTTCTCTACGCAACTATATTATGGAAGACGCCCGGGTTGATTTATCTCCAAAACTAAAAAAAATTATTGACCAGGCTGCTCAGGAATTTGAAAATAATCATCAACCTCATTATATTGATATTTATCTGGATAAAAAGATGTATAAATTACTGGCTGAAATTACTGACAAAATAAAAAATAAATTTATCTCTGATTTTTTGAAAATGAAAATTGATATGATAAATATTAAAGTTTTCCTGCGAAGTAAAAATCTGAAAAAAGAAATTAAGTGGCTCTCTAATCAGATAATTCCGGGCGGACGTATAGCTAAAAAAGAATTTGAAAATGTTTACGATAAAAATATTAAAGAAGCCTTGGACACTTTCTTAATCTATTTTAATAACAAATTTATTAGCATTATCTCTGACTTTGAGGAGGATCATAATCTCTGGAAACTAGAACAAGAGTTTGAAAACTACGAAATGGATTATCTCAAGAAAACAAAAAGAATGAGTTTTGGTCCGGAAATGACTATCGCCTATTATTTTGCCAAGAAAAATGCTCTTCGTAATGTTCGGCTAATTATGACTGGCAAACTTAATAAGGTAAAAAATAGTGAGATAAGAGAAAGGACAAGAAACTTATGGTAG